From the genome of Halorussus caseinilyticus, one region includes:
- the gfcR gene encoding transcriptional regulator GfcR: MKNVDDLIESAAHLAEQGLSKGEIADELNVSRETASWLVERSGAGTPTTSRTEPAGGPHDIHVDWSALGRDSNRLHHAGASMADLLKKQGEEVDLTIGIEKAGAPLATAVARELDTDLGTYAPSKHQWEEGDIEELGGTFSRNFAQIRDRECYVVDDTITSGTTMAETVKAIREEGGTPVACVVLVDKQGVEEVEGVPVHSLINVVRVGNDE, from the coding sequence ATGAAGAACGTAGACGACCTCATCGAGAGCGCGGCCCACCTCGCCGAGCAGGGGCTATCGAAGGGCGAAATCGCAGACGAACTCAACGTCTCGCGCGAGACGGCGAGTTGGCTAGTCGAGCGAAGCGGCGCGGGCACCCCGACCACCTCGCGGACCGAACCCGCGGGCGGACCCCACGACATCCACGTCGATTGGTCGGCGCTCGGCCGGGACAGCAACCGACTCCACCACGCCGGGGCCTCGATGGCCGACCTCCTGAAAAAGCAGGGAGAGGAAGTGGACCTGACCATCGGCATCGAGAAGGCGGGCGCACCTCTCGCCACCGCCGTCGCGCGCGAACTCGACACCGACCTCGGGACCTACGCGCCGAGCAAACACCAGTGGGAGGAGGGGGACATCGAGGAACTCGGCGGCACCTTCTCGCGGAACTTCGCCCAAATCCGCGACCGGGAGTGCTACGTCGTGGACGACACCATCACCAGCGGAACCACGATGGCGGAAACCGTCAAGGCCATCCGCGAAGAGGGCGGCACGCCCGTCGCCTGCGTCGTCCTCGTGGACAAGCAGGGCGTCGAGGAAGTCGAAGGCGTCCCGGTCCACTCGCTCATCAACGTGGTGCGGGTCGGCAACGACGAGTAA
- a CDS encoding glucose 1-dehydrogenase, which translates to MEAVVIRRGENSPTVAELSRPDPGPGEVLVRTLRVGVDGTDREVIAGSHGGYPEGEDFLVLGHEAVGVVAEANGTAFEEGDVVVPTVRRPPAEGPNEYFERGEPDMAPPEACVERGIDGAHGFMAEYFTSPAENLVPVPEEIAEWGFLVEPISISEKAIEHAYAARSAFDWNPDAGLVLGNGSLGLLTLAMLDQRGYDRTYCLGRRDRPDPTIDVIEDLGATYVDSRETPVSEIADAHEPMDFVYEATGYARHAFECIEALAPAGVGALLGVPEPWEFEIDGGRLHKEFVMNNKALVGSVNSNVTHFEAAVRTLGDLPAWFLDDLVTAVYELDDYEAAFADDETTIKTALQFSQI; encoded by the coding sequence ATGGAAGCAGTTGTCATCCGGCGGGGCGAGAACTCGCCGACAGTCGCCGAACTCTCGCGTCCGGACCCCGGACCCGGCGAAGTGCTGGTTCGGACGCTCCGGGTCGGCGTGGACGGAACCGACCGCGAGGTCATCGCGGGAAGCCACGGCGGATACCCCGAGGGCGAGGACTTCCTCGTGTTGGGCCACGAGGCAGTCGGCGTCGTCGCCGAAGCTAACGGGACAGCCTTCGAGGAAGGCGACGTGGTGGTCCCGACGGTGCGCAGACCGCCCGCCGAGGGACCCAACGAGTACTTCGAACGCGGCGAACCCGACATGGCCCCGCCCGAGGCGTGCGTCGAGCGAGGAATCGACGGCGCGCACGGGTTCATGGCCGAGTACTTCACCAGTCCCGCCGAGAACCTCGTGCCCGTGCCCGAGGAGATAGCGGAGTGGGGCTTTCTGGTCGAACCAATCAGCATCTCCGAGAAGGCCATCGAACACGCCTACGCCGCGCGCTCGGCCTTCGACTGGAATCCAGACGCGGGTCTCGTGCTGGGCAACGGAAGCCTCGGCCTGTTGACGCTCGCTATGCTCGACCAGCGCGGATACGACCGCACCTACTGTCTGGGACGGCGCGACCGACCCGACCCGACCATCGACGTTATCGAGGACCTCGGTGCGACCTACGTCGATTCGCGCGAGACACCCGTCTCCGAGATTGCCGACGCCCACGAACCGATGGACTTCGTGTACGAGGCGACTGGCTACGCGCGACACGCCTTCGAGTGCATCGAAGCGCTCGCGCCCGCCGGAGTCGGTGCCCTGCTCGGCGTGCCCGAACCGTGGGAGTTCGAAATCGACGGCGGGCGACTCCACAAGGAGTTCGTGATGAACAACAAGGCGCTGGTCGGGAGCGTCAACTCCAACGTCACCCACTTCGAGGCGGCGGTCCGGACGCTCGGGGACCTCCCGGCGTGGTTCTTGGACGACCTCGTGACCGCCGTCTACGAGTTGGACGACTACGAGGCCGCATTTGCGGATGACGAAACGACAATAAAGACCGCGCTCCAATTTAGCCAGATATGA
- a CDS encoding glutaredoxin family protein, translating to MTFQPKSDLTEEEVRERVDSAIEDNRVVLFMKGNELMPQCGYSQKALELVQRHRDEYETVDVLDALPEFRAALEDHSGWETIPQTFVDGEFIGGSDVLAELDERDELGEKLSA from the coding sequence ATGACCTTTCAACCGAAAAGCGACCTGACCGAGGAAGAAGTCCGCGAGCGCGTGGACTCGGCCATCGAGGACAATCGGGTCGTGCTGTTCATGAAGGGCAACGAACTGATGCCCCAGTGCGGTTACTCCCAGAAGGCGCTGGAACTCGTCCAGCGACACCGCGACGAGTACGAGACGGTGGACGTGCTGGACGCGCTTCCCGAGTTCCGGGCCGCCTTGGAGGACCACAGCGGGTGGGAGACCATCCCACAGACGTTCGTGGACGGCGAGTTTATCGGCGGGAGCGACGTTCTCGCCGAACTGGACGAGCGCGACGAACTGGGTGAGAAGCTGTCGGCGTAA
- a CDS encoding aldo/keto reductase: MAQREELDDERLLDGMPRLGLGTWENTDAGTCAESVRQALEMGYRHIDTAQAYDNEEHVGDGIADADVDREDVFLATKIWTSNLAHEDVIHTAKESLDRLGVEYVDLLYVHWPADEYDPEDTLPAFDQLYDDGLIENVGVSNFEPRHLDEAQDVLDAPLFANQVEMHPMLPQDELVEYGRDNDVNIVAYSPLARGEVFDVPEIQEVAEKHDASAAQVSLAWLLQKDGVAAIPKASSEDHIRDNWGALDLELDDEDVAKIDGIDRREREVDPGFAPWN; this comes from the coding sequence ATGGCTCAACGCGAAGAACTCGACGACGAGCGTCTACTCGACGGAATGCCGCGACTCGGACTCGGGACGTGGGAGAACACCGACGCCGGGACGTGCGCCGAGAGCGTCCGGCAGGCGCTGGAGATGGGGTATCGCCACATCGACACCGCCCAAGCCTACGACAACGAAGAACACGTCGGCGACGGCATCGCCGACGCCGACGTTGACCGCGAGGACGTGTTCCTCGCCACGAAGATTTGGACGAGCAACCTCGCTCACGAGGACGTGATTCACACCGCGAAAGAGAGTCTGGACCGGCTCGGCGTCGAGTACGTGGACCTGCTGTACGTCCACTGGCCCGCCGACGAGTACGACCCCGAGGACACGCTCCCGGCGTTCGACCAACTCTACGACGACGGTCTCATCGAGAACGTCGGCGTCTCGAACTTCGAGCCTCGCCATTTGGACGAAGCGCAGGACGTTCTCGACGCGCCCCTGTTCGCCAATCAGGTCGAGATGCACCCGATGCTCCCCCAAGACGAACTGGTCGAGTACGGGCGGGACAACGACGTGAACATCGTCGCCTACTCGCCGCTTGCCCGCGGGGAGGTGTTCGACGTGCCCGAGATTCAGGAAGTCGCCGAGAAACACGACGCCTCCGCCGCGCAGGTGAGTCTGGCGTGGCTTCTCCAGAAAGACGGCGTGGCCGCGATTCCGAAGGCCTCCAGCGAGGACCACATCCGGGACAACTGGGGTGCGCTGGACCTCGAACTCGACGACGAGGACGTGGCGAAGATAGACGGCATCGACCGGCGCGAGCGAGAGGTAGACCCCGGTTTCGCCCCGTGGAACTGA
- a CDS encoding type II toxin-antitoxin system RelE family toxin, with protein sequence MPRAPSTLRFLPEARDDLADIQGHNPDHAKRILRKIDDWQDKIEWDRVPQDHLTYLTGTGAYNFYRERVGNSGYRVVYEISNDEMVVVGILPKGDDTYDLDEFRRRMDRE encoded by the coding sequence ATGCCGCGCGCACCTTCTACACTCCGGTTTCTCCCCGAAGCACGCGACGATTTGGCCGATATTCAGGGGCACAATCCCGACCACGCCAAACGGATTTTACGGAAAATCGACGATTGGCAGGACAAAATAGAGTGGGACCGCGTTCCACAGGACCATCTCACCTACCTTACTGGAACAGGAGCATACAATTTCTATCGGGAACGAGTCGGCAACAGTGGTTATCGTGTCGTCTACGAAATTAGCAACGACGAGATGGTCGTTGTCGGTATTCTCCCGAAGGGAGACGATACCTACGACTTAGATGAGTTTCGGCGTCGGATGGACCGAGAGTAA
- a CDS encoding AIR synthase family protein, which produces MIGKLDPDDLARVLDRTGARDDSVEMGPQYGEDAAAVRLDDGSVLVVNSDPLSLAKERLGTLAVHVACNDVAACGADPRWLTNVVFLPDDDPETLDALTTQMDEEARESGVAIVGGHSEYTPALERPMVSMTAMGLADEYVPTGGARPGDRVLLTKGVGIEGTAVLATDFRDELDLSADLLARAESFFGEISVLPESRVLRESATAMHDPTEGGLLNGMVEMAIASGVRLEIDRSAVPVREETAEICAAMGVDPLRIFGSGALLATVPPETSADALAALDAEGIRASEIGVVADVDGADEAGVDIDGELVRDAIRDDLYDLWE; this is translated from the coding sequence ATGATTGGGAAACTCGACCCTGACGACCTCGCGCGCGTCCTCGATCGCACGGGCGCACGCGACGACTCGGTAGAGATGGGACCCCAGTACGGCGAGGACGCCGCGGCGGTGCGACTCGACGACGGGAGTGTCCTCGTGGTCAACTCCGACCCCCTCTCGCTGGCGAAAGAGCGACTCGGAACGCTCGCGGTCCACGTCGCGTGCAACGACGTGGCGGCGTGCGGGGCCGACCCCCGATGGCTGACGAACGTCGTCTTCCTGCCCGACGATGACCCCGAGACGCTAGACGCCCTGACGACCCAGATGGACGAGGAGGCCCGCGAGTCGGGGGTCGCCATCGTCGGCGGCCACTCCGAGTACACCCCCGCGCTGGAGCGCCCGATGGTCTCGATGACCGCGATGGGACTCGCCGACGAGTACGTCCCGACCGGCGGCGCGCGGCCGGGCGACCGCGTGCTTCTCACGAAGGGCGTCGGCATCGAAGGAACCGCGGTGCTGGCGACCGACTTCCGGGACGAACTCGACCTGTCGGCCGACCTGCTCGCACGCGCCGAGTCGTTCTTCGGCGAAATCAGCGTCCTGCCCGAGTCCCGCGTCCTCCGCGAGTCGGCCACCGCGATGCACGACCCGACCGAGGGCGGTCTCCTCAACGGGATGGTCGAGATGGCGATCGCCTCGGGCGTCCGCCTCGAAATCGACCGGAGCGCGGTCCCGGTCCGCGAGGAGACGGCCGAAATCTGTGCGGCGATGGGCGTGGACCCCCTCCGCATCTTCGGGTCCGGCGCACTGCTGGCGACGGTTCCCCCGGAGACCAGCGCCGACGCGCTCGCGGCGCTCGACGCGGAAGGCATCCGGGCGAGCGAAATCGGCGTCGTCGCCGACGTGGACGGGGCGGACGAGGCGGGCGTGGACATCGACGGCGAACTCGTCCGGGACGCGATTCGGGACGACCTGTACGACCTCTGGGAGTAG
- a CDS encoding DUF7110 family protein, translated as MTGQVYRLHSTLELPLENVYDHFEGDPDLPPKIASVDITRRKNTLIISAVADDDSISKYTPTAQLKASISETRVYTEEEQKRREGPRWGDEVEEEEEDEEPMGELIEVAAFKGDRETVLQNTALQYPMFLVLCDIARLAEKGTLTAITERDGELQATRIVDGEDRPASIEVVEGPTSSDSGSSGVDWRDNEFI; from the coding sequence ATGACGGGGCAAGTATATCGACTTCATTCGACGCTCGAACTGCCGTTAGAGAACGTTTACGACCACTTCGAAGGCGACCCCGACCTTCCGCCCAAGATTGCTAGCGTCGATATTACCCGGCGCAAGAACACGCTCATCATCAGCGCGGTGGCCGACGACGACAGCATCAGCAAGTACACGCCGACCGCGCAGTTGAAAGCCAGCATCTCGGAGACCCGCGTCTACACCGAAGAGGAGCAAAAACGGCGCGAAGGTCCCCGATGGGGCGACGAGGTCGAGGAAGAAGAGGAAGACGAAGAACCCATGGGCGAACTCATCGAAGTCGCCGCGTTCAAAGGTGACCGCGAGACGGTTCTCCAGAACACGGCGCTCCAGTATCCGATGTTTCTCGTCCTCTGCGACATCGCTCGCTTGGCAGAGAAAGGAACGCTCACCGCAATCACCGAACGGGACGGCGAACTGCAGGCGACCCGCATCGTGGACGGCGAGGACCGACCCGCGTCCATCGAAGTGGTCGAAGGGCCGACCTCCTCGGACTCGGGGTCCAGCGGGGTCGATTGGCGGGACAACGAGTTCATCTAA
- a CDS encoding DUF7333 family protein — protein sequence MEFTFPATAAILLGIVALGTAALIGMGFMATTTVLMMVTPSMLVFGAIALFVGVKHGEYRATR from the coding sequence ATGGAGTTTACTTTCCCCGCGACCGCCGCGATACTGCTCGGAATCGTCGCGCTCGGTACGGCCGCGCTCATCGGGATGGGATTCATGGCCACAACGACCGTGCTGATGATGGTGACGCCCTCGATGCTGGTGTTCGGCGCGATAGCGCTCTTCGTCGGCGTCAAGCACGGCGAGTACCGGGCGACGCGATAG
- a CDS encoding archaellin/type IV pilin N-terminal domain-containing protein, producing MTESDGTGRRGQVGIGTLVVFIAMVLVAAIAAGVLLNTAGLLQSKGERTGSESVSSVSDGIRVVSTLGTDIRIDHTGGRDRVTVTRLRLLIRPTAGADPIDTENVTVGYTSTALRPQYRTTTLVSGNPLGPDEGTTPSFHTYTTSGADATVLGGTHDMLNLTIPLQYHDGGTLRNTFQPGALAGGDEATLHVVTAAGSKRTVRIRIPRTLGRDDTAVTL from the coding sequence ATGACTGAATCGGACGGGACCGGTCGGCGCGGGCAGGTCGGAATCGGGACGCTCGTGGTGTTCATCGCCATGGTCCTCGTGGCGGCCATCGCCGCCGGAGTCCTGCTCAACACTGCGGGACTCCTCCAGTCGAAGGGCGAACGGACGGGCAGTGAGAGCGTCTCGTCGGTTTCCGACGGTATCCGGGTCGTCTCGACGCTCGGCACCGACATCCGAATCGACCACACCGGCGGCCGGGACCGCGTGACCGTCACGCGACTCCGACTGCTGATTCGGCCTACGGCGGGCGCGGACCCCATCGACACCGAGAACGTCACCGTCGGCTACACCAGCACCGCGTTGCGACCACAGTACCGGACGACGACGCTCGTCTCGGGCAACCCGTTGGGTCCCGACGAGGGGACGACGCCCTCGTTCCACACCTACACCACCTCGGGCGCGGACGCCACGGTCCTCGGCGGGACTCACGACATGCTCAACCTGACCATCCCGCTCCAGTACCACGACGGCGGCACCCTCAGAAACACGTTCCAACCCGGCGCGCTGGCGGGGGGAGACGAGGCGACCCTCCACGTCGTGACCGCCGCCGGGAGCAAGCGAACCGTCCGAATTCGGATTCCGCGGACGCTCGGGCGCGACGACACCGCGGTCACGCTCTGA
- a CDS encoding HAD family hydrolase, which translates to MERYDQLYQLYDEFDAGTLRALQNFVDLFPPVDSRIALEHWREVGEELDECKAEVREAFPATGETFCELAARASRDQAFTALDLYAKYDRGVNVLVLDVDETLRSAGGTDNEIPRETLHLLTEFHEGGMPIVVCTGQTLENVKGFLIQGLGNEIVHSGDLSVVYEAGTGVFTPGHGADTKRLLYEDLDDDIQSVFDAVRSRVLSEAPEDLRRGCHLQGNEFNVTLKPNFETGSQQAREVIDHALVYELDLLGEAVAEQVGESSEGASDWARAYYAEQDPEIRGVLEGEGEMPDADPEDVPAGVRETFERIDVAYYEADAAEIGSLELNKVVGVEAAFDVLGIDDPFAAVMGDSKSDLRVMEWVAENDAGIAAAPEHSSRDVLDHVVKTDELVFDRGKAGDVLRTIYAMNRLANLG; encoded by the coding sequence ATGGAGCGGTACGACCAACTCTATCAACTCTACGACGAGTTCGACGCCGGAACCCTCCGAGCGTTGCAGAACTTCGTGGACCTGTTTCCCCCGGTGGACTCCCGCATCGCCCTCGAACACTGGCGGGAGGTCGGCGAGGAACTGGACGAATGCAAGGCCGAGGTGCGCGAGGCGTTCCCCGCGACGGGCGAGACGTTCTGCGAACTCGCGGCGCGGGCCTCTCGGGACCAAGCGTTCACCGCCTTGGACCTCTACGCCAAGTACGACCGCGGGGTGAACGTCCTCGTCCTCGACGTGGACGAGACCCTGCGCTCGGCGGGCGGCACCGACAACGAGATTCCCCGCGAGACCCTCCACCTCCTGACCGAGTTCCACGAGGGCGGGATGCCCATCGTGGTCTGCACGGGCCAAACGCTCGAAAACGTCAAGGGGTTCCTGATTCAGGGTCTCGGCAACGAAATCGTCCACTCGGGCGACCTCTCGGTGGTCTACGAGGCCGGAACCGGCGTGTTCACGCCCGGCCACGGCGCGGATACCAAGCGACTGCTCTACGAGGACTTGGACGACGACATCCAGTCGGTGTTCGACGCCGTGCGCTCGCGGGTCCTCTCGGAAGCGCCCGAGGACCTGCGCCGCGGGTGTCACCTGCAGGGCAACGAGTTCAACGTCACGCTCAAGCCAAACTTCGAGACCGGAAGCCAGCAGGCCCGCGAGGTCATCGACCACGCGCTGGTCTACGAACTCGACTTGCTCGGCGAAGCAGTCGCCGAGCAAGTCGGCGAGAGTTCCGAGGGCGCGAGCGACTGGGCGCGGGCCTACTACGCCGAACAGGACCCCGAAATCCGCGGCGTCCTCGAAGGCGAGGGCGAGATGCCCGACGCCGACCCCGAAGACGTTCCGGCGGGCGTCCGCGAGACGTTCGAGCGCATCGACGTTGCCTACTACGAGGCCGACGCCGCCGAAATCGGAAGCCTCGAACTCAACAAGGTCGTGGGCGTCGAAGCCGCGTTCGACGTGCTGGGAATCGACGACCCCTTCGCGGCGGTCATGGGCGACAGCAAGAGCGACCTCCGGGTGATGGAGTGGGTCGCCGAGAACGACGCGGGCATCGCCGCCGCGCCCGAACACTCCTCGCGGGACGTGCTGGACCACGTGGTCAAGACCGACGAGTTGGTCTTCGACCGGGGGAAGGCCGGGGACGTACTCCGGACGATTTACGCGATGAACCGGCTTGCGAATCTGGGGTGA
- a CDS encoding SHOCT domain-containing protein, translated as MNDSGDISTFRALHRLVEHYTPDESLGRTLLGGTALAFAPFLFLGGATILYGGAVFPILVFGLFSFLVSIPAFVVGVMTLWPVYLSLIGNVESAGAYPEGATGPGEDPESAEAVLKRRYAAGELTREEFERRLSDVMGPSGPTGGRSETDSESRREEGRDGRRERSRSRS; from the coding sequence ATGAACGACTCCGGCGACATCTCCACCTTCCGCGCCCTCCACCGACTGGTCGAACACTACACGCCCGACGAGAGTCTCGGGCGGACCCTGCTCGGCGGGACCGCCCTCGCGTTCGCGCCGTTCCTGTTTCTCGGCGGGGCGACGATTCTGTACGGTGGTGCCGTCTTCCCGATTCTGGTGTTCGGTCTGTTCTCGTTTCTGGTCAGCATCCCCGCGTTCGTCGTCGGCGTGATGACGCTCTGGCCGGTCTACCTCTCGCTCATCGGCAACGTCGAGTCCGCCGGGGCGTACCCCGAGGGCGCGACCGGACCGGGGGAAGACCCCGAGAGCGCGGAGGCCGTCCTGAAACGGCGCTACGCGGCGGGGGAACTCACCCGCGAGGAGTTCGAGCGCCGACTGAGCGACGTTATGGGTCCGTCGGGACCAACCGGTGGCCGGTCGGAAACCGACAGCGAGTCGAGACGCGAGGAGGGACGCGACGGCCGCCGAGAACGCTCTCGCAGTCGGTCGTAG
- a CDS encoding SDR family oxidoreductase, producing the protein MPEEVTAPELSTEDALVLEDDRFAAENVALVTGGASGIGRATALVLAANGLTVVGTDVDEEGLAETREKADELGTDGTVETVAGDLREDVPEIVESAADYGDIAFLANVAGMQHIDPIEEFPMEAYDRMQDVMVRAPVELAKECLPHMRETGFGCVGNMASVHGHYVTSDKMAYNVAKFGLRGLTQSIAAEGDGDIRSFSVSTGYVKTPLVTDQIPDTAEQRGISVQEVVEDVMLGQSRTKEMMTPAEVANLFAFGFSSHASHLNGGDLRFDGGMTLTYE; encoded by the coding sequence ATGCCAGAAGAAGTTACTGCTCCGGAACTCTCGACAGAGGACGCACTCGTCCTCGAAGACGACCGATTCGCCGCCGAAAACGTCGCGCTCGTGACAGGCGGAGCCTCCGGTATCGGCCGCGCGACTGCCCTCGTGTTGGCCGCGAACGGCCTGACCGTGGTCGGCACCGACGTAGACGAGGAGGGACTGGCCGAGACCCGCGAGAAAGCCGACGAACTCGGCACCGACGGAACCGTCGAAACCGTCGCGGGCGACCTGCGCGAGGACGTGCCCGAAATCGTCGAGTCCGCCGCCGACTACGGCGACATCGCCTTCCTCGCCAACGTCGCGGGGATGCAACACATCGACCCCATCGAGGAGTTCCCGATGGAGGCCTACGACCGGATGCAGGACGTGATGGTCCGCGCGCCGGTCGAACTCGCCAAGGAGTGTCTGCCCCACATGCGCGAGACGGGATTCGGGTGCGTCGGCAACATGGCGTCGGTCCACGGCCACTACGTCACCAGCGACAAGATGGCCTACAACGTGGCGAAGTTCGGTCTCCGCGGACTCACCCAGTCCATCGCCGCGGAGGGCGACGGCGACATCCGGTCGTTCTCGGTCAGCACCGGGTACGTCAAGACCCCGCTCGTGACCGACCAGATTCCCGACACGGCCGAACAGCGCGGCATCTCGGTCCAAGAAGTCGTCGAGGACGTGATGCTCGGCCAGTCGCGCACCAAGGAGATGATGACGCCCGCCGAAGTCGCCAACCTGTTCGCCTTCGGGTTCTCCTCGCACGCGAGTCACCTCAACGGCGGGGACCTGCGCTTCGACGGCGGGATGACGCTGACCTACGAGTAG
- a CDS encoding phosphoadenosine phosphosulfate reductase family protein, which yields MPEDFPNYVDVDYTDGEGEDPEDYASMEHKIEKAIDVTRQGLEEYENPAVMWTGGKDSTLTLYFIKEVAEKYDLPTPTAVFIDHFQHFDEIHDFVAKWEDEWGLDVVYASNDDVGDYAEENDLEPGDDIPIDALNEHNQHHVREILEYEEDTFPFLLDTYVGNHLLKTVALNDTIEELDIDGIISGVRWDEQEARADETFFSPRHDPDIYPPHDRVQPILQFDERAVWDTFWHYVVPDTVDEYPDDGYVPEADDDLPGDLTQDDIPVSPKYFAGFRSLGSEVSTEKSDEEPAWLQDLEDTTERAGRAQDKEDLMERLRDLGYM from the coding sequence ATGCCCGAAGACTTCCCGAACTACGTAGACGTAGACTACACGGACGGCGAAGGCGAAGACCCCGAGGACTACGCCTCGATGGAACACAAGATAGAGAAGGCCATCGACGTGACTCGGCAGGGCCTCGAAGAGTACGAGAACCCGGCCGTGATGTGGACCGGCGGCAAGGACTCGACGCTCACCCTCTACTTCATCAAAGAGGTCGCCGAGAAGTACGACCTTCCGACCCCGACCGCGGTGTTCATCGACCACTTCCAGCACTTCGACGAGATTCACGACTTCGTTGCCAAGTGGGAAGACGAGTGGGGCCTCGATGTCGTCTACGCCAGCAACGACGACGTTGGCGACTACGCCGAGGAGAACGACCTCGAACCCGGCGACGACATCCCCATCGACGCGCTCAACGAACACAACCAGCACCACGTCCGCGAGATTCTGGAGTACGAGGAGGACACCTTCCCCTTCCTGCTCGACACCTACGTCGGCAACCACCTGCTGAAGACGGTGGCGCTCAACGACACCATCGAAGAACTCGACATCGACGGCATCATCTCCGGCGTCCGCTGGGACGAACAGGAGGCCCGCGCGGACGAGACGTTCTTCTCGCCGCGCCACGACCCCGACATCTACCCGCCCCACGACCGCGTTCAGCCGATTCTCCAGTTCGACGAGCGCGCGGTCTGGGACACCTTCTGGCACTACGTCGTCCCGGACACGGTAGACGAATACCCCGACGACGGCTACGTCCCCGAGGCCGACGACGACCTGCCGGGCGACCTCACGCAGGACGACATCCCGGTCAGCCCCAAGTACTTCGCCGGATTCCGCTCGCTCGGTAGCGAAGTCAGCACCGAGAAGTCCGACGAGGAACCCGCGTGGTTGCAGGACCTCGAAGACACGACCGAGCGCGCGGGCCGCGCCCAAGACAAAGAGGACCTGATGGAGCGCCTGCGCGACCTCGGCTACATGTAG
- a CDS encoding helix-turn-helix domain-containing protein — MIDITMDMEQYDCPFIDTTDDHEVGFSAIQWDFDRVNRQLETRLMVEGADRAALTAGLGTLREQDNMRDYDLLTRRDNVAHIRTVIGETDAMAAIRGNGGYITGPFHIEDGSEIWHVGFDDIECEDTTLAELDRDNEFEVLERNNTELPDLQGFVQNAGAAMTLIEGCRDLSDVERETLETAVNDGYFESPRGATLGHLADEFDVSKPAVSKNLRRGQQKMIQRVVEALEELE; from the coding sequence ATGATAGACATCACGATGGACATGGAGCAGTACGACTGCCCATTTATCGACACGACCGACGACCACGAAGTCGGCTTCTCGGCAATCCAGTGGGACTTCGACCGGGTGAACCGCCAACTCGAAACCCGGTTGATGGTCGAAGGAGCGGACCGCGCGGCACTCACCGCCGGTCTCGGAACGTTACGCGAACAGGATAACATGCGCGACTACGACCTACTCACCCGCAGGGACAACGTTGCGCACATCCGAACGGTCATCGGCGAGACGGACGCGATGGCGGCCATCCGCGGGAACGGCGGCTACATCACCGGCCCCTTCCACATCGAGGACGGGAGCGAAATCTGGCACGTCGGGTTTGACGACATCGAGTGCGAGGACACGACGCTGGCGGAACTCGACCGGGACAACGAGTTCGAGGTTCTGGAACGCAACAACACCGAACTCCCCGACTTGCAGGGGTTCGTCCAGAACGCGGGCGCGGCGATGACCCTCATCGAGGGGTGTCGGGACCTCTCGGACGTAGAGCGCGAGACCCTCGAAACCGCGGTCAACGACGGTTACTTCGAGAGTCCCCGCGGCGCGACCCTCGGCCACCTCGCCGACGAGTTCGACGTGTCCAAGCCCGCGGTGTCGAAGAACCTCCGGCGCGGCCAGCAGAAGATGATTCAGCGCGTCGTGGAGGCCCTCGAAGAGTTGGAGTAG
- a CDS encoding MoaD/ThiS family protein, whose protein sequence is MNVTVELTGTLVARTGTRKARVAVPEDATVADVVETLADKYGPQVRAGVLDGQRLRSDTVVVRESFDSTETLSTGSSLENGDTVRFSLNV, encoded by the coding sequence ATGAACGTCACAGTCGAACTCACCGGAACCCTCGTCGCCCGCACCGGCACGCGCAAGGCCCGCGTCGCCGTGCCCGAGGACGCGACGGTCGCCGACGTGGTGGAGACGCTCGCAGACAAGTACGGCCCGCAGGTCCGCGCGGGCGTCCTAGACGGCCAGCGACTCCGGTCGGACACCGTGGTCGTCCGCGAGTCGTTCGACTCGACCGAGACGCTCTCGACGGGCAGTTCGCTGGAGAACGGCGACACGGTTCGGTTCAGCCTGAACGTCTGA